A window of Stomoxys calcitrans unplaced genomic scaffold, idStoCalc2.1 SCAFFOLD_225, whole genome shotgun sequence contains these coding sequences:
- the LOC106095174 gene encoding dipeptidase 1-like, whose product SAYVPCEAQGLDAVQLALEQIDIIRRLTDMYHQDTILVQSSKDIQMAQRQGLISSLIGIEGGHAIGSSLGVLRSFYSLGARYLSLTHKCDVSWAGSSSTAIDAGLSQFGKAIIREMNRLGMMIDLSYSSDTTARDVLSATRAPVIFSHSGARQLCNSTRNVPDDILRLVAENGGLIMVSFDSEDVSCGRQSRLKDVVDHIKYIRAIAGIQHIGLGAGYDGIELPPIGLEDVSKYPDLLAALLEDSNWSEEDVAMLAGKNFLRIMETVENVRDYWKRAAIQPIEQTEAQPKSHCAYMAS is encoded by the coding sequence TGTATCATCAGGACACGATATTGGTGCAGTCATCGAAAGACATACAAATGGCCCAAAGGCAAGGACTAATTTCATCTCTGATTGGCATAGAGGGTGGTCATGCCATAGGCTCTTCTTTGGGTGTATTGAGATCGTTTTATTCGTTGGGTGCTCGCTATCTAAGCTTGACGCATAAATGCGATGTCTCCTGGGCCGGGTCAAGTTCGACGGCCATTGATGCAGGACTATCGCAATTTGGCAAAGCCATAATACGCGAAATGAATCGCCTGGGTATGATGATTGATTTGTCATACAGTTCGGATACCACAGCACGTGATGTCTTATCGGCCACCCGGGCTCCAGTCATTTTCTCACATTCGGGGGCCCGACAATTGTGCAACTCCACACGAAATGTTCCCGACGATATCCTACGCTTGGTGGCTGAAAATGGAGGCTTAATAATGGTCAGCTTCGATTCAGAGGATGTGTCCTGTGGCCGTCAATCACGACTGAAGGATGTGGTGGATCATATCAAGTATATAAGGGCCATAGCGGGCATACAACATATTGGCCTGGGAGCTGGCTACGATGGCATTGAATTGCCCCCCATTGGCCTCGAGGATGTATCAAAATATCCAGATTTGTTGGCAGCCCTGCTGGAGGACAGCAACTGGAGTGAAGAGGATGTGGCCATGTTGGCTGGCAAGAATTTCTTGCGCATCATGGAGACAGTAGAGAATGTAAGGGACTATTGGAAGAGGGCTGCCATTCAACCCATCGAACAGACTGAGGCGCAGCCCAAAAGTCACTGCGCCTATATGGCTTCGTGA